The Lolium rigidum isolate FL_2022 chromosome 2, APGP_CSIRO_Lrig_0.1, whole genome shotgun sequence genomic interval CATGACTTGAAAAAAGATATACTTGTAGATATGGAACAAACCCTGTCGAAGACGTTCCTGATGCCGATGGCAAGAAAAACATCAGTTGATTCCCCGTTAGGTGAGTATGAACCGTTCATGTTAAAATGATGCCAACTCTATATTGCTTACCGTCAACTCGGAGGATAATGAGGAATGAAGCATATGGATTAAAGAGTTTAGACAAAATTGTCCATGAGGCCATCCGATATTTACATATTTTATCCCTCCACATCGACCTATCATGCCTATCGTATCTAGCAATAAGAAGCAAGATGATAAATTGAGACTAAACCATGTTTAAAGTCATCTAAATGGGATATTTCGGTGGAAGTACAACTTAATAGaataatatgtgtcacaaatgcataaCTATAAAGTAAAAACTGAAATTCATATATATAAGTGCGTAGCCAATTACTTGTCGTACTATGACGTCGTTAATTTGCCACTTGCTATGTGGCTGTCCAGCTCGATCGACCGCTTTTCATACGGCGAGAGAGCGAAACAAGCAGCAAAGCGTGCAGGTTGTGGTGCCGGCCGGTCACTTGATAAACAAACTCAAAAGTTATCTCACCGGCACGCGCTAAAGAAAGGCATGGATAAAACAAAGGAAGCCAGTGGAGAAGTACGTACGTGCCGTACAGACTTAGTTTCCATAGCTAGCTGGTCACCAAGGACCGGCCGACATCTATGGTGGATCGATCACCGGGGGAGCTCGATCAGTGACGCGCCCACACGCACATAAGATGGACCTACCTTGGCGGTGTACTAAGTGCTCGTGCCCCACTGTCACTCTCCGATCGAcgccggcacggcggcggtggcggtggcggtggcaccGGTCGGAGCGCGCACCGCTGGCGAGCGTCTCCGGCCGCCACCCAAACCGTCCGAGAAGGAAGCAAAGCGCGTCCGCCCATCATGTGCCAATGCCAGTGCCCCAGCTAGCTTAGCTGCATGCCGCCTTTGCGTCGCGGTGGTGGTGGAATCATGTTCGCGCCCAAAGCAATTCCGGTCGGCCGGTGGGGGGGATCACGCCGTCGGATGATCTGACCGGTGCCATGCCATGCGAGTAGTGCGGCTGCCCTGCCCTGGCCCTAGCTTTGCCGTGTGGCCGTGGCCATGTTGGATGTCTGGTTTGCCTGTTCCAGCACACAACGGCCGGATTTCTAGAAATATGCAGCGGCATCCGGGTCCAACACCAACGGGAATCCGGGTTAATGTGCAGGCCAAAAATTCATATTTCCAGACactaaaaaattaatttttttcgtAATGGTTGAGTAACTGTGTAACTTAGTGGTAGAGTAAGTTTAATCGTGTTCCGCGCGCGGTATCCGGGTTCTGAAAATGGGCGTTACCGGGTTTCCTTGTCTTTGATCCCTTCGGGCTTCGGGTAACGATGCAATGCGTTGTGCCCCTTCTGTTCCACTTCGTCGTTAAATCAGTCAAATTAGTTACTCATATAACATGATTACGTATACACTAAAAAAATGATTACGTATAATAAGATTCTACCCAGGACAAATATAAATGTCACCATGACCAGTAAATATGTATTATGCTGTTGTTTATTAGGAAATAATTAAGATTTAGGCGAAATACAGTTCTATCAACTATGATGCATTGACGTACAACTATGAATTTCTAGCATTTAGGTACATCGAATAAGACTTACACTGTGTGTGGACTTTGGATGCAATCAATTAGACCTAGAATTGTGGAATTTGATTTTGGGCCTCTAATTCAACCTGTTTGACTGGAAACCGGAAGCAATTCCAGCCCGCACCCGCCGGAAGTCATTTTCTTCTGTGTCCAATTCGGAAGTCACAGCCTCTCAATTTTTCTGGAATTGCCCACCGAAGCGGTAGAGCCTTCTTACTCGACGAAACGAGTGTGTGACAGATAAACTGCCGAGCAACATCCTCGTACCTAGTAAGTCGATAGCCGCCGGCGCCGCGCCATGTCCTCCCTGCCCGCCTGGACGGCGTTCTCCTGGCCACCCTCCGCTCGCCCGGCCATGACCACCCTCTTCCCGGATGCAGTGACGACATCCTCCCTGGTCTGATTTATATCTTAGATTTGGAATTTCCAGTCCAATTCAAGTATAGGCCCAATTCACCGCATCCAAACACATCGTTGTAATTATGATATATTTTGGTAAAAGTATGATGTTATATTGGGTATGATCTATTTCAGTGATAGAAAATACTTTTTTTAGTATATAATGTAAAGTATGAGGCAAGAAGAATCTTTCACCTTTTCGCCACCACTGCTCGTCGTGAGTGATCTCTGCGGCCCATCGCCTAGACTGCCGCATCCCGATGTTGTTGCTGCTTTTCACGAGGCGACAAGGTGGCATCCCATGGACATGCTGCATGGGTGGTGTTGGGCAGCAATCGACGACAAAACCTTGGGGGGAATGGCGCTATAGGGATATGCGTTCCTGGATATGGCCGTGGATAGGCGTCGCGGGGGTTGTCGCTCGACATAATACAAGAATAGGAAGAAAGACAAAGTGATGGTTAGGCTTTGCCTCGCATCCATTTGTTGTGATAGGGCACCAGGATGGTGCCCCAAATTTCGAGCACATGAGGCAAAATTTTATGGCACACTACAGAAATTTTGGGCTTTTTTTATGGACATTTGTTGAACCTTGTTTTTTTATTGGTCTTCTATATGCACTAAAAGTTAATTATTTATTTTTTGCATTATGTGGTTGGAGATATGCTCTCGACGCTGTGAACAAAAGTTGTGCATAATTTTTCGTGCAAGTTAAACTGTGTAAACTTTGACTaagaatatagataataatacaaatatctaccatgtcaaatgcatataatgtgaaaatatatttcataacaattctaaaaatattactattttgttgtatatgtttatatttttatcaatatatGTGATTAAATTTTACGAAGTTTGACTTTAACCAAAACTTATATGTAACATATTTTGGGCAGGAGGGAGTACTAATCATTTCCCACCAAATATGCGTACCCTGTTAGTGCAACTGAGATTGCGATGTGTCTGTGGTGGTTTATCCTTAGATGATCGATGTTAAGTAATTGGAAGGGATCAACTTCAACCGTTTTTATCCTCTTGATGAGTGCGTGAGAATATTATTTTTATCTATCAAAAGTAAGTGCATTTGTATCAAAGTAAGTTCGTTGTTGAAGATATCATAAAGAATTTTGCAGCAAAGAGTAACTTGCAGAACTGCAACATCAAGTTTCAGGAGTACCACAATCAGAGTTAACCGTGGTGGTTTACACTAGGAAAGATCGACATAATAATTTTTTTACTAGCTTATTTTGTAAGCCGGGAAGTTCATGGAATACATGTAGATAAGAAGCTAAGCAAGCTTCAACCCAAAATGACAACCTACTCATCATGTTCATGATGACACTATGGCCATGAGAAGAAGATAACCATGCATGAACACCACACGTAACATGCTACTCCAAAATTCTCAACTAGAAGAGTATAAGATATTCTATGGCACCCCACCGAAATTTGAGTAACCCAATGAAATCTAGACCCAACAGCCATGCATGCTTGGGCTTCAGGGTTTGTTGGGTTTTAAATTATTTGAAAATTGTAGTTCAGTGTTTTAGAAATTAATGAATTGTTTCTATGAATAAATACACATGTCGTAAATACTTATGCGAAGTTTTGGCAGAAATTCCGTTGTATTTTGAAATATAGAAAAAATGTGACTATATATAGGGGTGGAAAACTCATATTTTTGGTAGAATTTGTCTTTTTGTATAGCTCAAAGTTCAGCTCCCCCCCCTCCCCCCGAAATATCCACCGTACCTTCTAAATGTGTATATTTATGTGTGTATTTAATTTCAAATTTCTCGAGACCCAACAATATGCATTTGAATTATTTTAAAAAACTAGGAGAATTGGAAAAAAAAAGTTCCTGCCCTTCTCAAAATGAATAGGCCCTCTGCCCTTGTTgtgttcagaaaaaaaaaaccataGGGAGGATTGCCCCAATAGGAACAAGCCAAAACATGCCAGCAAAAGAAAGTAACAAGTCAAAACAATCAGATGTTGAACTAGCTAGAGCCCGACCAATTAATTGAGCCATCAGCATCGAATCCATCCGCGCTTATTACTCCCCGATACCGTGCTCTCGTGGGGTAGCCCACCCATACAGCAACATTTCAATCCCCTGGATGAACTCTCCATCACAATGCCTCGCACCCTCCTCCATGCCCATCCGTCCGTACCCATACCCCTCATCGCGCGCGACTGAGGCCTGACGCACACGCGACGACCAATCGCTGGTGGCGGGTACGGCCAGAACGGTGACACCGTAACCCGATTATTCCCACAGGCCGACGTGTGTGCGAAGGACAAAGAGGGGAAGCCGGAAGGACAAGGCGATGCTAGGTTCCGTAGCATAGGACGTACGAACATCGCCACACCAGTGCGTTGCGCACTGGCGGCTCCAAATCTCTCGATTGGCATAAGGCAAGTGCTATAAAAACCACCGCAGCTGCCGCGAACCTCATCGCACCACACACCTCTCGATTGGCTCCACTCCTACACGCACCACCTAGCAGCTCTGTCGCACCGGGCGAGCGCAGAATCAGCAGCAAGCAAGCGACGGCGAGAGCTCGGCAGCAGCTGGACCGCCGGCGATGCAGGGTGAGGACAAGAAAGGGAAGGTGAAGAAGGGGTGGCTGGCGGTGATGGTCGACGAGGACCAGCGGCGGTTCGTCATCCCCATCGCCTACCTCTACCACCCGCTCTTCCGCCGGCTGCTGGAGGCTGCCAAGGACGCGTACGGCTACCACTACTCGTCGGGTCCCCTGCGCCTGCCCTGCTCCGTCGACGAGTTCCTCCGCCTGCGCGCGCTCGTCGAGCGGGACACCTCGTCGGCgcactcgtcctcgtcgtcgcacCGCGTGCACTTGGCGCCGTGCACCCGCGCCAAGGTCACGTCGTGATCGGCGATGATCGGCTGTGAGCATGGCGACTGTGAGCGCCAGAGCGCGCGCGCGCCGGAGGAGTACGCCCATCTGCCGGAGACGATACGGATACGCTCGTATGTGTGTACACACATAGGTAGAGAAGAGTAGGTGATTAGTCTGGGATACTGCTTATGATTTTGGTTTTGGCCTTCTGTTCCTTCTGAATTTTGCACATGCATGTATACTAGGTTGATTGACAGACATACCGATGTATAATTAACAGTTGGATTCACAGTCGCCGTAGCCGTACTTACATACAGACAGACTTGATTTTTTGCTTAATTTCCCTCTCTTTTGCAAACACCAATACAAAATTTAGCACGATCGAGCTTCAAATGAAATATCAAACATGCCATGAAACAATATCAGGGTTGGCAGGTAGGCGTCAAATTGAATATAGGCGTATGCTACGTACAGAACTACAGTGTATCGATTAATTTCCCTTTGCGCTACCCATGTCCATCGAGTTGCAGCAGGACAGCACCATCTTTGTTCCAACTAATCATGGAGGATGGGGTCCTTGGGGAATTTCCGATGCCGCGTTTCTTTCTGCTGGTAGATTCATGTCGTGTCCTTCAGCGTGGGTTCAGCAATCAGCACTGTGGGTCCGAGAGGAGTATGGAGGAAGAGGGAGACAGACCTGAGCCCTCATCCTCATCACATCGATCTTCCATATCTTCCCCTTctctttctttgtttctttcttgATTCTTCGAACCCCTCTACTTCACTTTCTTGAAAAGGCAGGACAGGCGGAGACATGATATACACGCACATCACACCTCGCACCCCCACCATATTAGATGAGTACAGTTTGAGTGGTATATGGCTTTTCAGATTACAGATCATCAGTTTACCAAACTCTTCTTTAACCATGCGCGCACAATGAGATAACATACGTATCTTAAATTCTTAATGGGCATGACTAGAATTCAGTTGACTGTCGAAGAAATACACCCCGATATTTCCACGAAATTGTCCAAAATTCAATAGGTACCAAATATGTTATCATTTCATATCTAATATTTTTGGATTCGATATAGAATTTTCTTAGATTTTATAAATATCATGTCAATAAATTTCGTTATAAATTTCTTTTGTGTATTCCAAAAATCAGAAAGTTTGGCGACTGTCCAAAATATTGTTGGTACAAAAATTCCAAACCCTACGCAGAAATAGTTACTGTTTATTTAGCAAAATTAAATTCAAATAGTCGTTCTCCATCGCAAGAGGAGGTGTGAAGCCATATGTTTGTTGCTAAGTATAACTTAATGGATAcaagtccttgtaaaaactttcAAAAAAAGTCCTTGCAAAAAAGATAAATATAATGGATACAAGTCATTCACCATTTAGTATTGAGATGTCGCAGAGCAATTACGCATGAAAATTAGATGCATAACCA includes:
- the LOC124688469 gene encoding auxin-induced protein 6B-like, translated to MQGEDKKGKVKKGWLAVMVDEDQRRFVIPIAYLYHPLFRRLLEAAKDAYGYHYSSGPLRLPCSVDEFLRLRALVERDTSSAHSSSSSHRVHLAPCTRAKVTS